In one window of Bradyrhizobium sp. AZCC 1721 DNA:
- a CDS encoding response regulator transcription factor, producing MAAANTHLVIADDHPLFRDALRQAVASVVASAVVSEAGTFDELTTLLERDSDVDLILLDLTMPGISGFSGLIYLRAQYPAIPVVIVSASDDAGTIRRSLDFGASGFIPKRFGVETLRDAIMKVMEGDVWVPPDTDLSSATDPDMTRLRDRLVTLTPQQVRVLMMLSEGLLNKQIAYELGVSEATIKAHVSAILQKLGVESRTQAVIAAAKISGGQWRQGTPTG from the coding sequence ATCGCTGCTGCCAATACCCACCTCGTCATCGCCGATGACCATCCGCTCTTTCGCGACGCTCTGCGGCAGGCGGTTGCCAGTGTCGTGGCTTCGGCCGTCGTCAGCGAAGCCGGCACGTTCGACGAACTCACGACGCTACTCGAGCGGGATTCCGACGTCGACCTGATTCTGCTCGATCTCACGATGCCGGGGATTTCGGGCTTCTCGGGCCTGATCTACCTGCGGGCGCAATATCCGGCGATCCCGGTGGTGATCGTGTCGGCGAGCGACGATGCGGGCACGATCCGGCGGTCGCTCGATTTCGGTGCCTCCGGCTTCATCCCCAAGCGCTTCGGCGTCGAGACGCTGCGCGACGCCATCATGAAGGTGATGGAGGGCGACGTCTGGGTGCCCCCGGACACCGATCTCTCCTCGGCCACCGACCCCGACATGACGCGGCTGCGCGACCGCCTAGTGACGCTGACCCCGCAGCAGGTGCGGGTGCTGATGATGCTGTCGGAGGGGCTGCTCAACAAGCAGATCGCCTATGAGCTCGGCGTCTCCGAAGCGACCATCAAGGCGCATGTCTCGGCGATCCTGCAAAAGCTCGGTGTCGAAAGCCGCACGCAGGCCGTGATCGCGGCGGCGAAAATCTCCGGCGGCCAATGGCGCCAGGGCACGCCGACGGGGTGA